From a region of the Acidobacteriota bacterium genome:
- a CDS encoding radical SAM protein gives MSPIYKGDPSAKSAFLIDLESRQTHHDFPPQVIIETTAACNLTCAHCRHDTMTRPVGHMPMALYRQIVDEIAERAPHTEVWPTFYGEAFLLDYRLFYMLQYAKGRGLTNLVLNTNGTRFTGEVAEWVIESGLDLVMFSLDGFSPAVFESVRVGANRDEVFANVERLLEIKARRGATTRVEVQYSIMDVNEHEVDQFREYWLARGADVKIREKLSWGGTVGADNLDPQMHRIACPWALRTCAIHWNGDVVACAVDYEGRFVAGNVTGSSIHEIWTGPHRRLEEQHLAHRFSDLPSPCHDCLDWQVAGGAEHFKAGEVRTS, from the coding sequence ATGAGCCCTATCTATAAGGGTGACCCGTCCGCTAAGAGCGCCTTCCTCATAGACCTTGAGTCCCGCCAGACTCACCACGACTTTCCACCTCAAGTCATCATCGAGACTACGGCCGCATGCAATCTCACGTGCGCCCATTGCCGCCACGACACCATGACCCGACCGGTTGGTCACATGCCAATGGCGCTGTACCGGCAGATCGTTGACGAGATCGCCGAGCGCGCGCCGCACACCGAAGTGTGGCCGACGTTCTACGGCGAAGCGTTCCTGCTCGACTATCGCCTGTTCTACATGCTGCAGTATGCCAAAGGGCGTGGCCTCACCAACCTCGTGCTCAATACCAACGGCACCCGCTTTACGGGCGAAGTGGCGGAATGGGTGATCGAGTCGGGCCTCGACCTGGTGATGTTCAGTCTCGACGGTTTCTCCCCAGCGGTCTTCGAGAGCGTTCGCGTCGGCGCGAACCGTGACGAGGTGTTTGCGAACGTCGAGCGACTGCTCGAGATCAAGGCCAGGCGCGGCGCGACCACGCGCGTCGAGGTCCAATATTCGATCATGGACGTCAACGAGCACGAAGTGGATCAGTTCCGCGAGTATTGGCTGGCACGCGGCGCGGACGTGAAAATTCGAGAGAAGCTCAGCTGGGGTGGCACGGTCGGCGCGGACAATCTCGACCCGCAGATGCACCGCATTGCCTGTCCGTGGGCCCTTCGCACCTGCGCAATTCACTGGAATGGCGACGTGGTCGCCTGTGCCGTCGATTACGAAGGCCGATTCGTGGCCGGCAACGTCACCGGGAGCAGCATCCACGAGATCTGGACGGGACCGCACCGTCGCCTCGAAGAACAGCACCTGGCGCACCGATTCTCGGACCTCCCGTCGCCTTGCCATGACTGCCTGGACTGGCAGGTTGCCGGTGGCGCCGAACACTTCAAGGCGGGCGAGGTTCGCACGTCATGA